In Capsicum annuum cultivar UCD-10X-F1 chromosome 8, UCD10Xv1.1, whole genome shotgun sequence, the genomic window ttagtcaaagtcttcaagtgggctcccttggagtgcattgtatggactgattttggagcctagttaggccttcctttgcactttacgtgtacactccaagtctcgggttcatTCACTCTCGAACTCACCCACCTCCGTGGTCATACCCGTATCAGAGAGAGAGCTTGTTACAAGTCTTACAAGACTCACAaatatcattcaaaaactaaactaaaaaccctacaatattccttttatagctataacaaatataagttaaaatgatcaaaaggcctttcaaagagtgggcacctatctagtgtaatttatgggatgatttgggtgcattttaggcctcttttacacttcaattacATGTGCCAAGGCTTGGGTCCAACAcacactctcctaagtccatatccgtgattattcctGTATCAGAATCATACTGATAAGGAGAACCATAGTCacatatactaaaataagaattcattatAGAAACAAAGGGGAAAATAGAAAAGAGAGGTTCCAGAATGCTAAAACTTTAGCTGAGAAAATAAAAGACAATTTCATAACATCTGCCCTAATATATTATATTCCTCTACTATATATAGACATCTTCCTGGGGTCCCAAATATAATTTGACATCTTCACAAATAGGACCTCCATCTTGGTTAAATTCAAAACAATTCTCCCACCCTCAATAAgaaccttgtcctcaaggttcGAGTATAGTCGTACAAAGACCATGGTGTTGTGTTGTTCCTCTTTGTCAGTGCCAACAACCCAAAAGAATTCTTCAAAAGCTTCATTATCCAAAGTAACTTCCAACATTGatctttctttttgctttttaaaCCAGAGGATGCATCCATATCTAACAAGATAATCATCAAAGAGTTCCTGGGAAAGAGATGGCAAAAACAAAGGGCAAACGTTGAGCATCTGATGGAGCTTTGATTTAAGATCACTGTTAATAGTTGGATCAGATTCCTCTAAAGCAGATTGTATTGGTGGCATCACCACATGTAGGATCTCTGCAATCCAAGAAGCACCCTAAGGGATAGTTACTTTCAAAACCAACTTACTAGAAATCCCAGTGAAAGCATCATTTAAAAGCCACAAGAGTTACATCCATGTTTTCTCCAGATAAGAAAGTTTAATATGCCAGCAGTTACATGTGCACataaatgatgaaaaatgatTCCAGGATCTGAAATAATTCTCCACAAATATTTTTGCTTTGCAAAAATGAAACTCATGTTGAGAAACATAGTGACGAGGGTGATGGGTCAAGACATCTTTACTACCGATCATGGAATATTGCTTTTCCTTTTCTTCTGCATCAGTAGCCTCAAGTGGTTTGTGCCAAGTCTGGGTACCATAAGGGGCACAAAAAGTAGCAGGAACTGGAGCTAGAGTAAACGTAGTAACTTGCTTGGGTCCTTCAAGTACTCTTGCATTCTTGTAATATTGTGGAATGAGTATGTGGTCTTTGTGAAAATTCCTAGAATAGTTGTGTAGGCATAGATGAGCACATGAGAAACAACATTAACAGTAACATATGTAAGAGCCATTGATAGACCAAAAACATGTGTAACTTCAGCTGCAAGCTTAATGATTAAGTCCATTTTTTAGTGTTCAAGAACCACAGAGCTAAGAGCCAAACTATTTGTTGCAAGAAGTATACCGAACTGGATGTTTTTGGAAATTGCTTCATACAAATTGTTGTGTTCCGCTCTATTCTCAGATATTTCAAAGAACATCAAAATGCACTTCTTAACTACATCAGACAGAGGACCATTTGATTTGAGAATGTCAAACAACACTGTCTCAGATAACAAGAATACTAAATCACTGGACTTGatcattttatcaaaatttacaaATGCATCATTGCCTACTTCTTCCATCACAAGGCCACCAAGTTGCTCACGCCTCAGTATAgcaattaaataatatatagcAGGAATACTAGTATGTGTATGCATGTCCAGGTCAATATCAACAGTTATATATGGATACTGAGTATACCAGGATCAATAATAAAAGTTGTTGAGGAATAAGAAAAAAGTTACACCTCGAGCCAAGTCCTTCCAGCAACCAACACAAAATCAGCTTCCAGTGGCGTATGTTtattgcaaaattcatgaatcTGATTGGTGCATAGCACAATATTTGATGTAATTTCTTGCACAACCATCTCATTATGTAGCACTACAGCTTTTAAAATCTTACTATCCACAAAACAGGTCACAATATATGCACCATAAGTCACCCGGATAAAAGACACTAACATTGGAAGTATTATGTTAAGATGTTTCCTCCACTCTTTCACTGAGTCGGTTCCTGTATACCTCTCCCAATAGTTGACATCTGTTGGGCCAATGCTTGACAAGAATTCACCGCCAGGAATGAGTCATAATCATAGTCAGACAACCCTTCAATCTGACCAACAAGCATCAGCTTTAACTTGTTTTTGTTGAGGCAAAAGTGACGTCCAACCCTTGAGAGAATCAATCCATTCAAGTATTCGTACAGACTGAGAAATCACCAATTTACAATTAATTTGCCATGTAAAATTTCCAATCTTACATCGAAATTCGAAAGGCAACAGAAGAAGCAAGCCTGGTTTTACTTGTTCGGATGAACAAAGCTCaatcaataaagataaaattgttGCACGTGCCCTATTATCAGACAATGGACAGATATAAGATctgaaattttcactaaaattatTTGCATTCTCTAATATGTACCTCTCCACACTAATATCCCTCTTGCAATTGGACCTAACATGCTTAAATTGATCAATTATGTACCTCTCCACACGAGAAGTAGCAGCCCAATCAAGAGAATACAAAAATGAGTTATCTAAGGATATACCCAGTAGCTTGTAGGAATTACAAAACCTTGTAAGATTATCACTGCATTCAATTAGCACTTCGGCCTCACCTATATACTCAGATTCATTCAACATGGAAAGCCATCTCCTTCTTTcagccattttatcaaacaatttaGGCGCATCTAATGAGGAACTTAGAGGAGCATAACCTGAAACATCCAGAAGTTTTTGACCAATGTCAATTCAATTGGTCAAAGAACAACAAATAACAAGTAAATAATAGCCTTTCAAATAGATGCCACTATGCCCAGCAAGTGGTTGACCAGTATGAAACTTCTTACCTAAGAGCTTGATTTGGTTGTATTGGCGCCTGTCAAATGAATCACTTAACTGCCCAGTATCTACCCACTTGCAATCGTTAATGCGCAAAACAAGTGAAAGCGAGCCAATATGTGCACTAGGGCAATGAAATTCTGCAGAAATGTCCCTCTGCGGCACTCTATCGAACACCTTGCAGTCAAACTCTAGTGGTCCCTTAACTGAGAAAGAGACATGTGAGAATTTGAGCTCGGTAGCGTCAATAGAAGCACATTGCGGTATTTTATCTTCAACACCAAGAACAAAAAGCTGTGAATCCAGATGGGATTTCACCATATCAGCCACCTCGGTGTCACTATCATTATAAGTTGACTCTAGCACAGAGGTGATAGTTATAGCATCTGAAATCTCTAGAGTATCAATGGAAGTGGAGTCCAATTGCATCTTCTCCTGCAACACCGAACGCACATGGCAAATAGAAGAGAGCATACATTTGCTACATTCTTGCGACTCTATCACTAAATCCTGCACGATTTTGagggaggtgtagatcttctccAAAATTGCAGGTGGATAGGTGGGGCTCGATGATGAAGGTGCAGTAAGATAATGTTGGTTGTATGAGGCTGGAGGAGTTTGACAGGAAGATGATACCCATTTGGTAGAGGAGGGACAACGAAAGCACCATTGTAACGAGGGGGAATCATACTGATAAGGAGAACCATAGTCACATATATTGAAATAAGAATTCTTCATAGAAAAGAGAGGTTCCAGAATGCTAAAACTTTagctaagaaaataaaagacaatTTCATAACATCTGCCCTAATAGATTATATTCCTCTACTATATATAGACATCTTTCCGGGGTCCCAAATGTAATTTGACATCTTCACAAATAGGACCTCCATCTTGGTTAAATTCATAACATACACACACAACGTGGATCTCCAGAGGGTACTAACTGAACCAAACTACAGTAATTACAGGAAATAGAGGTCGGTTATTGATGTCAATTCCAAACACTGAAACTACATTGAAAGGAAGTtacaactgaaataaaaatgattaaaatatcaaattaactAGTAATGATGGTAGAATTTCCATGAAAGAACTAAGATCGCCGTATCAATGCATCAGCTTTGAAGTTTTATTCTCAAGCGTTACACCTGTCCCCCTCATTCTTCTTAATTAGTAGGTGTTAGCTATACTTGTTGGCAATGCTCAGAAGATTAGGAAAAAGTTGAAGGGGCTTAGACATCATGGTCATGTGATCGGAGCCTTGGATCACTTCCACTTCATCTGGTCGATTCTTTTCAATCATCCACTTTTGAAATTCCTTTTTTATAAGCTTATCTTCAGCAGCAACAATGAATGCTCGTTTAACTGATCCAAACCTTTTGCTTGAAACAACTATCTCCTTCGAAACATCTTCCGCTCTGAATATAAATACCGGCCTTACTAGTTTAGTGGAAATCCTAACACCAAGAAGAAGAAAACACTATTTATATTAGTTTAATGTTTATGTTACGATTAAGTACTCGAATAGATCTATAATTTGGATACACTAGTAAAAATCCTTGAGTAAATGATGCCTACTGGCTACTAATAATTTTTGGCAAAAAAGTAATTAGTCAGTTTCAGGCCATTTGCTTGACCAGAATAACA contains:
- the LOC107840338 gene encoding uncharacterized protein LOC107840338 isoform X1 — encoded protein: MKNSYFNICDYGSPYQYDSPSLQWCFRCPSSTKWVSSSCQTPPASYNQHYLTAPSSSSPTYPPAILEKIYTSLKIVQDLVIESQECSKCMLSSICHVRSVLQEKMQLDSTSIDTLEISDAITITSVLESTYNDSDTEVADMVKSHLDSQLFVLGVEDKIPQCASIDATELKFSHVSFSVKGPLEFDCKVFDRVPQRDISAEFHCPSAHIGSLSLVLRINDCKWVDTGQLSDSFDRRQYNQIKLLGYAPLSSSLDAPKLFDKMAERRRWLSMLNESEYIGEAEVLIECSDNLTRFCNSYKLLGISLDNSFLYSLDWAATSRVERYIIDQFKHVRSNCKRDISVERYILENANNFSENFRSYICPLSDNRARATILSLLIELCSSEQVKPGLLLLLPFEFRCKIGNFTWQINCKLVISQSVRILEWIDSLKGWTSLLPQQKQVKADACWSD